The following proteins come from a genomic window of Pararhodobacter sp.:
- a CDS encoding ABC transporter ATP-binding protein yields the protein MSKIAVHDLIVSFGKLNALREVSLTVDEGDLVFISGPNGAGKSSLLRSIAGEIQPTRGRIEIDGTIVSGAGPEVIARMGVSMVPEGRRVFSSLTIEENLMLGTGMRRDKAAIAADLDEIYTIFPILHERRASSAGALSGGQQQMLVVGRAIMTNPKIVLVDEPSLGLAPKMVDEVYQQLCKLREERGLTLVIVEQSTTRAARVGGKMILLNNGEIVGRGRVEDFAESDLISGAYFGMENSQ from the coding sequence ATGTCGAAAATTGCGGTTCATGACCTTATCGTGAGTTTTGGAAAACTTAACGCGCTTCGCGAGGTCTCTCTCACCGTTGATGAAGGGGATCTTGTCTTCATTTCCGGCCCCAATGGTGCGGGAAAAAGCAGCCTGCTGCGCTCGATTGCGGGCGAGATCCAGCCGACCAGAGGGCGGATCGAAATTGACGGGACCATCGTCTCAGGCGCTGGCCCCGAGGTCATCGCGCGGATGGGTGTTTCGATGGTGCCCGAGGGGCGTCGCGTCTTTTCGTCCCTGACCATCGAAGAAAACCTGATGCTTGGCACCGGGATGCGCAGGGACAAGGCCGCGATTGCCGCGGATCTTGACGAGATTTACACCATCTTCCCGATCCTGCACGAGCGGCGCGCCAGTTCGGCCGGCGCCTTGTCGGGTGGGCAGCAGCAAATGCTGGTCGTTGGTCGCGCCATCATGACGAATCCGAAAATCGTGCTGGTTGACGAGCCGTCCCTGGGGTTGGCCCCGAAAATGGTCGACGAGGTCTATCAGCAACTGTGCAAGCTGCGCGAAGAGCGCGGATTGACCCTGGTGATCGTCGAGCAAAGCACCACGCGGGCGGCACGCGTAGGCGGAAAGATGATCCTGCTGAACAACGGCGAGATCGTCGGCCGGGGCCGCGTCGAGGATTTCGCGGAAAGCGATTTGATCTCTGGCGCCTATTTTGGAATGGAGAACAGCCAATGA
- a CDS encoding ABC transporter permease subunit, translating into MNLQLVFDALSLGGIYATAALGVALIFGVMKLVNFAQGQFLAFCVFALLVPSRDAVAVLGLGAAPAYVLVPLVLAIGVALAILSEVLIFRRLRNADPVVLMVASFSWASSCKTFC; encoded by the coding sequence ATGAACCTCCAACTGGTATTCGATGCGCTGTCCCTCGGGGGGATCTATGCGACAGCCGCTTTGGGCGTGGCGTTGATCTTTGGCGTCATGAAGCTGGTCAATTTTGCACAAGGCCAGTTCCTCGCGTTTTGTGTGTTTGCCCTGCTTGTTCCCTCAAGAGACGCCGTGGCCGTCCTGGGTCTCGGTGCGGCACCGGCCTATGTTCTGGTTCCGCTGGTTCTGGCAATCGGCGTCGCGCTCGCGATCTTGTCCGAGGTGCTGATCTTCCGGCGTCTGCGCAATGCTGATCCGGTCGTCTTGATGGTGGCCAGCTTTTCCTGGGCGTCGTCCTGCAAAACCTTCTGTTGA
- a CDS encoding branched-chain amino acid ABC transporter permease, which yields MTYGGRPKAISLWSNLGQPVRFLGAEVPLLQIIVIVTIVLVLIALSLGLKFTRIGLEMRAAAENFGMARLLGVRANRVIMMAFGVSGALAAMLALIFVAQTGVADVRMGGSIVLIAFVATVLGGMGSLTGAVLAGLLLGAISTVLQAYLPIDLRPFRDAFVYALVIVVLLVRPQGLFTLSSVSNRI from the coding sequence ATGACCTATGGCGGCAGGCCGAAAGCCATCAGCCTCTGGTCAAACCTTGGGCAACCGGTCCGGTTTCTGGGTGCCGAGGTGCCGTTGCTGCAGATCATCGTGATCGTCACCATTGTTCTGGTCCTGATCGCCTTGTCGTTGGGGCTGAAATTTACCCGCATCGGCCTTGAGATGCGCGCGGCGGCGGAAAACTTTGGCATGGCGCGGTTGCTGGGGGTGCGTGCGAACCGGGTCATCATGATGGCCTTTGGCGTCTCGGGTGCCCTGGCGGCGATGTTGGCGCTGATTTTTGTCGCGCAAACCGGGGTGGCGGATGTCCGCATGGGCGGCTCCATCGTGCTGATCGCCTTTGTCGCCACCGTGCTTGGCGGCATGGGAAGCCTGACAGGCGCTGTGCTGGCCGGGCTGCTGCTGGGCGCGATTTCAACGGTGCTGCAGGCCTATCTGCCGATTGATCTGCGGCCGTTCCGCGATGCCTTCGTCTATGCGCTCGTCATTGTTGTTCTGCTGGTCAGACCTCAAGGCCTTTTCACTCTATCCAGCGTCAGCAACAGGATCTGA
- a CDS encoding branched-chain amino acid ABC transporter permease, translating into MSTHQLHKVRFLSAVATPILLIGLLLLGALLISIFGDRSLQRTAAEGLIYVTLVVGFWIFVGNSGVISFAHAAFALIGAYVSGWLTIRPAMKGTLMEGLPQFLLDAEWHVFPAAIAGGIAAMLLALISGAAILRLSGIAASIATFAFLAMINTIWSNWSSVTGGVSTVAGLPRYVDIWVALVWASVAIIAASVYALSASGLALPASREDEVAAQASAVDQYRHRLLSYTISAFFCGVGGALFAHTLGILNVDSFYLSMTFLLLAMLVVGGIGSLSGAVLGVIAISICVELLKNMEHGVTLYGYEIALPAGSKEVLIGIIMILVLIFRPLGLMAGKDLTLPRKWLARFTK; encoded by the coding sequence ATGTCAACGCATCAACTACACAAAGTCCGCTTTCTGAGCGCTGTCGCCACCCCAATCCTGCTGATCGGTTTGCTTCTGTTGGGGGCCTTGCTGATCAGTATCTTCGGTGATCGATCCCTGCAACGGACCGCCGCCGAAGGCCTGATCTATGTCACGCTGGTCGTAGGGTTCTGGATTTTTGTCGGGAATTCCGGCGTCATCAGCTTCGCGCATGCAGCCTTCGCCCTGATCGGAGCTTACGTCTCGGGTTGGCTCACCATCCGGCCGGCGATGAAAGGCACCTTGATGGAGGGTCTGCCGCAATTCCTGCTGGACGCGGAATGGCATGTCTTCCCCGCAGCGATTGCGGGCGGTATTGCCGCGATGCTGCTGGCTCTTATTTCCGGCGCCGCCATCCTCAGACTGAGCGGTATCGCCGCCTCGATTGCGACCTTCGCATTTCTGGCAATGATCAACACGATCTGGTCGAATTGGTCGAGTGTGACGGGCGGCGTTTCCACCGTGGCCGGCCTGCCGCGCTACGTCGATATCTGGGTTGCCCTGGTCTGGGCCTCGGTCGCCATTATCGCGGCCTCGGTCTATGCGCTTTCGGCGTCGGGGCTGGCTCTGCCGGCCTCACGCGAAGACGAGGTTGCCGCCCAGGCCTCGGCGGTCGACCAGTACCGCCACCGGCTGCTGTCTTATACGATCAGCGCCTTTTTCTGCGGGGTCGGGGGGGCGTTGTTTGCCCATACGCTCGGCATTCTCAACGTCGACAGCTTCTATCTGTCCATGACGTTCCTCTTGCTGGCGATGCTTGTTGTTGGCGGCATTGGCAGCCTGTCCGGTGCGGTTCTGGGGGTTATCGCAATCTCGATCTGCGTCGAACTCCTCAAGAACATGGAACACGGCGTGACGCTTTATGGATATGAGATCGCGCTGCCAGCCGGTTCCAAAGAAGTGCTGATCGGGATCATCATGATCCTGGTCCTGATATTCCGGCCATTGGGTTTGATGGCCGGGAAAGACCTTACGTTGCCCAGAAAGTGGCTCGCAAGGTTCACCAAATGA
- a CDS encoding ABC transporter substrate-binding protein, producing the protein MKLKSLVGLTMAGQLLLGGAAIADDITIGFAIAQSGWLEAYDTPAINAANIRIAEINAAGGLLGRQIVTLTADTRSDRAESANAALDLIDQGIDMMIVSCDYDYGSPAALIAESEGLNSFFLCAEDVKAGIQGVGPNSFSASVLAAVQGASVGEWAYNRLDMRTAYVLADTFNEYNKGICTGFEWMIPQLEGAEIVGRDTFLADDASIAGQISRIRELPEEPDAIMLCSTMPGTAAAVRQIRAAGINSAILNGSAADGSYWLEAVPNLSNFYVPVQGSIYGDDPRPEVNAFNETFEAATGGSPSSQYVYPGYLLIDLWARAVERAGTTDAEAVTAQLEMMDNEPTIFGPRTFTNTLHHQNATLYQIIEITDSVPHRIDEWLISNDIPLEVLLAQ; encoded by the coding sequence ATGAAATTGAAATCACTCGTCGGCTTGACGATGGCGGGGCAGCTGCTTCTTGGCGGCGCGGCCATCGCGGACGACATCACCATCGGATTTGCCATTGCACAATCCGGTTGGCTCGAGGCCTATGATACCCCTGCCATCAACGCCGCGAATATTCGGATTGCCGAAATCAACGCAGCGGGCGGCCTGCTGGGACGTCAGATCGTGACACTCACGGCGGACACGCGATCAGATCGTGCAGAATCCGCCAACGCGGCCCTGGACCTGATTGATCAGGGAATCGATATGATGATCGTGTCGTGCGATTATGACTATGGTTCGCCAGCAGCCCTGATCGCCGAGAGCGAAGGCCTGAACTCGTTCTTCCTGTGTGCGGAAGACGTCAAGGCAGGCATCCAGGGCGTCGGCCCCAACAGCTTCTCCGCGTCGGTTCTGGCAGCGGTTCAGGGGGCTTCGGTCGGTGAATGGGCCTACAATCGCCTGGACATGCGGACGGCCTATGTTCTGGCCGATACCTTCAACGAGTACAACAAAGGGATCTGCACCGGCTTTGAATGGATGATTCCGCAGCTTGAGGGCGCTGAAATCGTCGGACGTGATACGTTCCTGGCCGATGACGCGTCGATCGCGGGTCAGATCAGCCGGATTCGGGAACTGCCCGAAGAGCCTGATGCCATCATGCTGTGTTCAACCATGCCGGGCACTGCGGCGGCTGTGCGCCAGATCCGCGCGGCGGGCATCAACTCTGCGATCCTGAACGGCTCGGCTGCTGACGGTTCCTACTGGCTGGAAGCTGTCCCGAACCTGTCGAACTTCTATGTGCCTGTTCAAGGCTCGATCTATGGCGACGATCCGCGCCCGGAAGTGAACGCGTTCAACGAAACCTTCGAGGCCGCGACCGGTGGCAGCCCGTCCAGCCAATATGTCTATCCTGGCTATTTGCTGATTGATCTGTGGGCCCGCGCCGTCGAGCGCGCCGGTACGACCGACGCCGAGGCCGTGACCGCACAGCTTGAAATGATGGACAACGAGCCAACCATCTTTGGCCCGCGCACCTTCACCAACACGCTGCACCACCAGAACGCAACGCTGTACCAGATCATCGAAATCACCGACAGCGTGCCGCATCGCATTGATGAATGGCTGATCTCGAACGATATCCCGCTCGAAGTGCTGTTGGCGCAATAA
- a CDS encoding amidase family protein produces the protein MERPVSAVGLAARLDSGSLCPVDLAEATFAQIRSSDPAIFTNLLEERALSEAHASKQRRKAGNPLGPWDGVPIAWKDLFDIEGRVTTAGSAVFRANPPATRDADMVANASRAGLVSIGCLNMTEFAYSGLGLNPHFGTPRNPHGTGPARIPGGSSSGCGVAVARGLVPLAIGSDTGGSIRIPAALNGVVGFKGSSTAFPKRGTFPLSEALDTFGPLAADVESCIIAAGILNGRAAAMPKPTPINTLKFLIPTNVVFDGAQDAVVQNFEASVRALERAGARVTRAICPEFDEIGALSARGYLVGPEALDLHWDLVNSPDAARIDPRILARILDAGTMAAHDLIALQKARARLVAANRENLGEQIVLFPTTPITAPELEPLERDDALYLRTNRLMLRNTSLGNFLDWCGAALPNGTDENQLPTSLLMSMPGGRESTLLAAALAVESTLSNSLINRP, from the coding sequence ATGGAAAGACCTGTATCAGCCGTCGGTTTGGCAGCCCGACTTGACAGTGGCAGCCTGTGCCCTGTTGACCTTGCCGAGGCCACGTTTGCGCAAATCCGATCCTCGGATCCGGCCATTTTCACGAATTTGCTCGAAGAGCGGGCGCTGTCCGAAGCCCACGCTTCAAAGCAACGCCGCAAAGCCGGCAACCCCCTCGGCCCGTGGGACGGGGTGCCGATTGCCTGGAAAGACCTCTTCGATATTGAGGGGCGCGTGACCACCGCCGGGTCGGCCGTGTTTCGCGCCAACCCGCCTGCTACGCGCGATGCCGACATGGTTGCCAATGCCAGCCGGGCCGGGCTTGTCTCGATCGGCTGTCTCAACATGACCGAGTTTGCCTATTCCGGTCTTGGCCTGAACCCCCATTTTGGCACCCCCCGGAACCCCCACGGCACGGGCCCGGCGCGCATTCCCGGCGGGTCATCCTCGGGCTGCGGTGTTGCGGTTGCGCGGGGGTTGGTGCCCTTGGCGATTGGCAGCGATACCGGCGGATCAATCCGCATTCCCGCCGCGCTGAATGGCGTGGTCGGCTTCAAAGGGTCGAGCACCGCGTTTCCCAAACGCGGCACGTTTCCGCTGTCCGAGGCGCTGGACACGTTTGGACCATTGGCCGCGGATGTTGAAAGCTGCATCATTGCGGCGGGCATTCTGAACGGGCGCGCCGCTGCGATGCCCAAGCCCACACCGATCAACACGCTGAAATTCCTGATCCCGACGAACGTCGTGTTTGACGGTGCGCAGGACGCCGTAGTGCAGAATTTCGAGGCCAGCGTTCGCGCCCTTGAACGGGCAGGGGCCCGCGTGACCCGCGCGATCTGCCCCGAGTTTGACGAGATCGGCGCTTTGTCGGCGCGCGGCTATCTGGTCGGCCCCGAGGCGCTGGATCTGCACTGGGATCTCGTGAATTCGCCCGATGCGGCGCGGATCGACCCGCGCATTCTGGCCCGTATCCTCGATGCCGGGACGATGGCGGCCCATGATCTGATTGCGCTCCAAAAGGCGCGCGCCCGGTTGGTTGCGGCAAACCGCGAAAATCTGGGCGAGCAGATCGTCCTGTTCCCCACGACGCCGATCACCGCCCCTGAACTTGAACCGCTTGAGCGCGACGACGCTCTGTATCTGCGCACCAATCGCTTGATGTTGCGCAACACATCGCTTGGCAACTTTCTGGACTGGTGCGGCGCTGCCTTGCCCAATGGCACCGATGAAAACCAGCTGCCGACCAGCCTGTTGATGTCGATGCCGGGCGGTCGCGAAAGCACCTTGCTGGCGGCGGCGCTTGCCGTCGAAAGCACCCTCTCCAACTCTCTCATCAACCGTCCATAG
- a CDS encoding polysaccharide deacetylase has product MAKTIICGFGTDIDSVAGQIGSYGGGDSPSDIQRGVWASEVGVPRLLRLFKKYDMRTSFFIPGHSMETFPDIAKMVADHGHEVGAHGYLHENPIAMTRAQEEAVMEKSVELIIKLTGQSPRGYVAPWWEMSASTPEILAKYGFTYDHSQGYRDFQPFYSRVGDKWNLIDYSKTAQEWMHPMTHGKEIDLVEIGANWYMDDLPPMMFMKNNPNSHGFVNPRDIEELWRDQFDWVYRNMDYAVYPFTIHPDVSGRPQVLMMLERLIDYINGHAGVVWMPFEDIAADFRKRFPFDSGKRPEVI; this is encoded by the coding sequence ATGGCAAAAACCATCATTTGCGGCTTCGGCACTGATATCGACTCAGTGGCAGGTCAGATCGGATCATACGGCGGGGGCGACAGCCCATCCGACATCCAGCGCGGAGTCTGGGCCTCCGAGGTCGGCGTCCCGCGCCTTTTGCGGTTGTTCAAGAAATACGATATGCGCACATCGTTTTTCATTCCCGGCCACAGCATGGAAACCTTCCCGGACATCGCCAAGATGGTCGCCGATCATGGGCATGAGGTGGGGGCACACGGCTATCTGCACGAAAACCCCATCGCCATGACCCGCGCTCAGGAAGAAGCGGTGATGGAGAAATCCGTCGAGCTGATCATCAAGCTGACCGGCCAGTCGCCGCGCGGCTATGTCGCCCCGTGGTGGGAAATGTCCGCATCGACCCCCGAGATCCTTGCCAAATACGGCTTCACATATGACCATAGCCAAGGGTATCGCGACTTCCAGCCGTTCTATTCGCGCGTTGGCGACAAGTGGAACCTCATCGACTATTCCAAGACCGCGCAAGAGTGGATGCACCCGATGACGCATGGCAAGGAGATCGACCTGGTCGAGATCGGTGCCAACTGGTATATGGACGACCTGCCGCCGATGATGTTCATGAAGAACAACCCCAACAGCCACGGATTCGTCAATCCGCGCGATATCGAAGAGCTGTGGCGCGACCAGTTCGATTGGGTGTATCGCAACATGGACTATGCCGTGTATCCGTTCACCATTCACCCGGACGTGTCCGGGCGTCCGCAGGTGTTGATGATGCTCGAGCGGCTGATCGACTATATCAACGGCCATGCTGGTGTCGTCTGGATGCCGTTCGAGGATATCGCCGCAGACTTCCGCAAACGCTTTCCGTTTGACAGTGGCAAGCGGCCGGAAGTCATCTGA
- a CDS encoding CobW family GTP-binding protein produces the protein MPTPQDHRLGIILLSGYLGSGKTTWLRHALFTKAYGKVQVFVQEAAQQPIDDLLLDRAMSVKVLTGKAGTAQGKDEMIAALLDLAEARTGGQSARQPDTLIIETSGLANPAEIIVAIREHPVLVYHFALRETIIMSDALHFRAALESDVLCHQQILAADRVVISKSEDLPAQALSNLVATVTKINPAASVSLSTFGVEGPVPPLPSPTQTYDPARATAGPPIAVASLTIPKEIDWVEFTVWLSALLHARGDTILRVKGVLNTDAGALLLQSVRKVMQQPEILPPEQNDATHGDIVFIGEAMDEETLRASLHRFLGK, from the coding sequence ATGCCGACGCCCCAGGACCACCGCCTCGGAATCATTCTGCTCAGTGGTTATCTGGGGTCGGGCAAGACGACGTGGTTGCGTCATGCCTTGTTTACCAAGGCCTACGGCAAGGTTCAGGTCTTTGTTCAGGAGGCCGCACAGCAGCCCATTGATGACTTGCTTCTGGACCGGGCGATGAGCGTCAAGGTCTTGACTGGCAAGGCGGGGACGGCGCAGGGCAAGGACGAGATGATCGCGGCCCTGCTCGATCTTGCCGAGGCGCGAACGGGTGGGCAAAGTGCGCGTCAACCGGACACGCTGATCATTGAGACCAGCGGACTGGCCAACCCCGCCGAGATCATCGTCGCGATTCGGGAACACCCGGTCCTCGTCTATCATTTTGCCCTGCGCGAGACGATCATCATGTCCGATGCGCTGCATTTCCGCGCAGCCCTCGAAAGCGACGTTCTGTGTCATCAGCAGATCCTTGCCGCCGACCGCGTCGTTATCTCGAAATCCGAAGACCTGCCGGCGCAAGCCCTGTCGAACCTCGTTGCAACCGTCACCAAAATCAACCCGGCCGCGTCGGTGTCGCTCTCGACCTTCGGCGTTGAGGGGCCGGTGCCACCGCTGCCGTCACCGACGCAAACCTATGACCCGGCGCGCGCCACTGCCGGACCACCAATTGCGGTGGCGTCGCTGACGATCCCCAAGGAAATCGATTGGGTCGAATTCACGGTCTGGCTTTCGGCATTGCTGCACGCCCGAGGCGACACCATCCTGCGGGTCAAAGGCGTCCTGAACACTGATGCCGGCGCGCTCTTGCTGCAATCCGTGCGCAAGGTCATGCAGCAGCCCGAAATCTTGCCGCCCGAGCAAAATGACGCGACGCACGGCGATATCGTCTTCATCGGCGAAGCTATGGACGAAGAGACATTGCGCGCATCGCTCCATCGGTTCTTGGGAAAGTAG
- a CDS encoding ABC transporter substrate-binding protein, translating into MGSRHNDRLVVLGTKVTHLDCVREAACEDLGFDIEFQTVDFRSCQVTAARDPASFDVYEQCFHNLDVVWYWNALQPIDLKRIERWDQVIDLPKTTSAPGRCRGAGDAPAKKLYVQENGVLGSNPTGEISMLPTLFNFDSFCFDADVFGTSDPSEASWGWFLDERVAGQVAVVDESAIGFFDLALALSAQGLMSFKDLGNMTVQEVECMFDLLGKLVANGHFKASWVDSVDAQVLMTEQSVALQSIWTPAMAGIGKTARRYVEADPKEGYRAWFGGASLSSALDPAKADMAYRYINWLLDGKAGAAMARQGYYAPVPDQVRQHLTEDEWRYWYLGDAAESDIFNNSNELAARAGARRSGGRMEDKAERIAVWNSVIDEYNFATRAWNKFIHSIGEKPV; encoded by the coding sequence GTGGGTTCCAGACACAATGACAGACTTGTCGTCCTGGGGACGAAGGTCACGCATCTTGATTGTGTGCGCGAAGCGGCCTGTGAAGATCTGGGTTTTGACATCGAATTCCAGACGGTGGATTTCCGAAGCTGTCAGGTCACGGCGGCGCGCGATCCCGCAAGCTTCGACGTGTATGAGCAGTGCTTTCACAATCTGGACGTTGTCTGGTACTGGAACGCCCTGCAACCGATTGATCTGAAGCGCATAGAACGCTGGGATCAGGTGATCGACCTCCCCAAGACGACCAGCGCTCCGGGCCGCTGCCGGGGGGCTGGTGATGCGCCGGCAAAAAAACTCTACGTTCAGGAAAACGGCGTGCTGGGCAGCAACCCGACCGGGGAAATCAGCATGTTGCCGACCCTGTTCAACTTCGACAGCTTTTGTTTTGACGCCGATGTTTTCGGCACCAGCGACCCGTCCGAGGCAAGCTGGGGCTGGTTCCTCGATGAGCGTGTCGCGGGCCAGGTGGCCGTCGTGGACGAATCCGCCATTGGTTTTTTCGACCTTGCCTTGGCGCTTTCCGCGCAGGGTCTGATGTCCTTCAAGGACCTTGGCAACATGACGGTTCAAGAAGTCGAATGTATGTTCGATCTTCTCGGAAAGCTGGTCGCGAATGGCCATTTCAAGGCAAGCTGGGTCGATTCCGTCGATGCGCAAGTGCTGATGACCGAACAATCTGTCGCCTTGCAGAGTATCTGGACACCGGCCATGGCGGGCATCGGAAAAACCGCAAGACGCTATGTCGAAGCGGATCCGAAAGAAGGCTACCGCGCCTGGTTTGGCGGGGCGAGCCTTTCCAGCGCGCTCGATCCGGCGAAGGCCGATATGGCGTATCGATACATCAATTGGCTTCTGGACGGCAAGGCCGGGGCGGCAATGGCGCGGCAAGGCTATTATGCGCCGGTCCCCGATCAGGTCCGCCAGCATCTGACCGAGGATGAATGGCGCTATTGGTATCTTGGCGACGCGGCAGAAAGTGATATTTTCAACAACTCGAATGAACTGGCCGCCCGGGCCGGTGCCCGCCGGTCAGGCGGTCGCATGGAGGACAAGGCCGAACGCATTGCGGTTTGGAATTCGGTCATTGATGAATACAATTTCGCAACCCGCGCCTGGAATAAATTCATCCACAGTATCGGCGAGAAACCGGTTTGA
- a CDS encoding GntR family transcriptional regulator, whose protein sequence is MELVLSENIAEGRLPKGLVLVEGPIAEQLNVSRAPVKAALSALHKSGKITRFKGRGYLVGNSAGTSPIRKRVDETMLHVSPQMADALSKQGTWEHFVDEVELEIVSCQIFGRFQVLEEGLSDHLSVSRTVAREILGRLQERGLVTKKRGSQWVTGPLTSETIRHIFEIRRLLEPSVILEARESWNLEDLRQAGEAIFGEKHELWDVLSKNLSDLIFSRLNNPILEKAIYNRRSLLDLYHRGLLRLGLPVFRLPAHKYSEMLLSLGDGNRKAAAELFREILNAEEEMYVARMKIVGVLQEKVVFAPYIYRADGVPGT, encoded by the coding sequence GTGGAGCTGGTTCTGTCAGAAAATATCGCCGAAGGGCGTCTGCCCAAGGGGCTGGTGCTTGTTGAAGGCCCGATTGCCGAGCAACTGAATGTCAGCCGCGCGCCCGTCAAAGCCGCGTTGAGCGCTCTGCACAAAAGCGGCAAAATCACGCGTTTCAAAGGTCGCGGGTATCTGGTTGGAAATTCTGCCGGAACATCGCCGATCCGCAAACGCGTCGATGAAACAATGCTGCATGTCTCGCCGCAGATGGCCGATGCGCTCTCCAAACAGGGAACATGGGAGCATTTCGTTGACGAGGTCGAGCTTGAAATCGTGTCTTGCCAGATTTTCGGGCGGTTTCAGGTGTTGGAAGAAGGCTTGAGCGACCATCTGTCGGTAAGCCGAACCGTAGCCCGGGAAATTTTGGGCCGCCTGCAGGAACGAGGGCTTGTTACAAAGAAACGCGGATCACAATGGGTGACAGGGCCGCTCACATCAGAAACGATCCGGCATATTTTCGAGATCCGCAGATTGTTGGAGCCGTCCGTCATCCTGGAAGCCCGGGAATCGTGGAATCTGGAGGATTTGCGGCAAGCTGGAGAGGCAATTTTCGGAGAAAAACATGAGCTCTGGGACGTTTTGAGTAAAAACCTCTCTGACCTCATCTTCTCCCGGTTGAACAACCCGATTTTGGAAAAGGCGATCTATAATCGCAGATCATTGCTGGATCTCTATCACCGCGGCTTGTTGCGGTTGGGATTGCCGGTTTTCAGACTACCCGCGCATAAATACTCGGAAATGCTGTTGAGCCTCGGCGATGGCAATCGGAAAGCCGCGGCAGAGCTGTTCCGGGAAATTCTGAATGCCGAAGAAGAGATGTACGTTGCCCGGATGAAAATCGTCGGCGTGCTGCAAGAGAAAGTCGTCTTTGCGCCCTATATCTATCGTGCGGATGGCGTTCCGGGCACTTAG
- a CDS encoding SDR family NAD(P)-dependent oxidoreductase has product MKTVLITGAGIGIGRSTALAFGAAGYHVIVTDILEAEGSKVAIEIVAGGGSADFHSLDVRSTERCNEVVALVEKQYGAIDCLVNNAGIAHKIPLSELTDAKWDHTFDIDLKGMMRLARAVAPAMKAKKSGSMICMSSIMGVAYGWDDHIHYSAAKSGVVGLVRGLAVELGAHGIRVNGIAPGYIRTAQALSVEHSVGPEALEAAAAYIPLKRIGEPDDIADVVVFLASQGARYLTGQVITVDGGLLVGRY; this is encoded by the coding sequence ATGAAAACGGTTCTTATCACGGGCGCTGGAATTGGCATTGGCCGCTCAACAGCACTTGCGTTCGGGGCGGCGGGCTATCATGTGATCGTCACCGATATTCTTGAAGCCGAAGGAAGCAAGGTCGCAATAGAAATCGTTGCTGGCGGAGGGTCGGCTGACTTTCATTCTTTGGACGTCAGATCAACGGAACGCTGCAATGAAGTCGTCGCGCTGGTTGAAAAACAATATGGTGCGATTGACTGCCTGGTAAACAACGCCGGGATTGCGCATAAAATCCCGTTGTCCGAATTGACCGATGCCAAATGGGATCACACATTCGACATTGACCTGAAAGGGATGATGCGTTTGGCCCGCGCGGTCGCACCCGCCATGAAAGCCAAAAAGTCGGGCTCGATGATCTGCATGTCGTCCATCATGGGTGTCGCCTATGGCTGGGATGATCACATTCACTATTCGGCGGCGAAATCCGGGGTGGTCGGGCTTGTTCGCGGACTTGCGGTCGAATTGGGCGCCCACGGTATCCGGGTCAACGGCATTGCACCTGGGTATATCCGAACCGCGCAAGCACTCTCGGTCGAACATTCCGTTGGCCCGGAAGCCTTGGAAGCCGCCGCTGCGTACATTCCACTCAAGCGCATCGGGGAACCGGATGACATCGCGGATGTCGTTGTCTTTCTGGCCTCGCAGGGCGCACGCTATTTGACCGGGCAGGTCATTACCGTCGATGGTGGCTTGCTGGTCGGGCGATACTAA